The proteins below come from a single Limnobaculum xujianqingii genomic window:
- the pflB gene encoding formate C-acetyltransferase produces the protein MTELNQKFVKAWEGFKEGDWKHNVDVRDFIQKNYTPYEGDESFLAGATDATDKLWDKVMEGIKIENRTHAPVDFDTDLASTITSHDAGYINKELETIVGLQTDAPLKRAIIPFGGIKMVEGSCQVYGRELDPSLKKIFTEYRKTHNQGVFDVYTKDILNCRKSGVLTGLPDAYGRGRIIGDYRRVAVYGIDFLMADKYAQFQSLQEKMENGEDLEMTIQLREEIAEQHRALGQMKEMAAKYGCDISAPATNAREAVQWTYFAYLAAVKSQNGAAMSFGRVSTFLDVYIERDMKKGLITESEAQELIDHLVMKLRMVRFLRTPEYDELFSGDPIWATESLAGMGVDGRTLVSKTSFRFLNTLYTMGPSPEPNMTILWSEKLPIAFKKYAAKVSIDTSSVQYENDDLMRPDFNNDDYAIACCVSPMIVGKQMQFFGARANLAKTMLYAINGGMDEKMKIQVGPKEAPMTDAVLDYDKVMDRLDHFMDWLAKQYVTALNVIHYMHDKYSYEAALMALHDRDVVRTMACGIAGLSVAADSLSAIKYAKVKPIRDEDGLAIDFEIEGEYPQFGNNDSRVDDIACDLVERFMKKIQKLRTYRHAIPTQSVLTITSNVVYGKKTGNTPDGRRAGAPFGPGANPMHGRDQKGAVASLTSVAKLPFAYAKDGISYTFSIVPNALGKDDDVRKANLAGLMDGYFHHEASIEGGQHLNVNVMNREMLLDAMENPEKYPQLTIRVSGYAVRFNSLTKEQQQDVITRTFTQTI, from the coding sequence ATGACCGAGCTTAACCAAAAGTTTGTCAAAGCGTGGGAAGGTTTTAAAGAAGGCGACTGGAAACATAACGTTGACGTTCGTGACTTTATCCAAAAAAACTACACCCCATATGAAGGTGATGAATCTTTCCTGGCTGGCGCAACTGATGCGACTGACAAGCTATGGGATAAAGTGATGGAAGGCATCAAAATCGAGAACCGCACTCATGCGCCGGTTGATTTTGACACTGACCTGGCTTCAACCATTACCTCTCACGATGCGGGTTATATCAATAAAGAATTAGAAACCATCGTTGGTTTACAAACCGATGCTCCATTAAAGCGCGCCATCATTCCATTTGGCGGCATTAAAATGGTTGAAGGTTCTTGTCAGGTGTATGGTCGTGAACTCGATCCATCACTGAAAAAAATCTTCACTGAATATCGTAAAACTCACAACCAGGGCGTTTTTGATGTTTATACCAAAGACATCCTGAACTGCCGTAAATCCGGTGTGTTAACCGGCCTGCCAGATGCTTATGGCCGTGGCCGTATCATCGGTGACTACCGTCGCGTAGCAGTCTATGGTATCGACTTCCTGATGGCTGACAAATACGCTCAATTCCAGTCTCTGCAAGAGAAAATGGAAAACGGTGAAGACTTAGAAATGACCATCCAACTGCGCGAAGAAATTGCTGAGCAACATCGTGCACTGGGTCAAATGAAAGAAATGGCCGCAAAATACGGCTGTGATATTTCTGCTCCGGCAACTAACGCTCGTGAAGCCGTTCAGTGGACTTACTTTGCCTATCTGGCAGCAGTAAAATCACAAAACGGTGCTGCAATGTCTTTCGGTCGTGTATCAACGTTCCTTGACGTTTATATCGAACGCGACATGAAAAAAGGCCTAATCACTGAAAGCGAAGCTCAAGAGCTGATCGACCATTTAGTAATGAAGCTGCGTATGGTTCGTTTCCTGCGTACTCCTGAATATGATGAGCTGTTCTCTGGTGACCCAATCTGGGCAACAGAATCTCTGGCTGGTATGGGTGTTGATGGTCGTACTCTGGTTTCTAAAACCAGTTTCCGTTTCCTGAACACGCTATACACCATGGGCCCTTCTCCGGAACCAAACATGACCATTCTGTGGTCTGAGAAGTTACCAATCGCATTTAAAAAGTATGCAGCGAAAGTGTCTATCGATACCTCATCTGTACAGTATGAGAACGATGACCTGATGCGTCCTGACTTTAACAACGATGACTATGCTATCGCTTGCTGCGTAAGCCCAATGATCGTTGGTAAACAAATGCAGTTCTTTGGTGCTCGTGCAAACCTAGCTAAAACCATGCTGTATGCAATTAACGGCGGTATGGATGAAAAAATGAAGATCCAGGTTGGTCCAAAAGAAGCGCCAATGACCGATGCAGTACTGGATTACGACAAAGTTATGGATCGTTTAGATCACTTCATGGACTGGTTAGCAAAGCAGTACGTGACTGCGCTGAACGTTATTCACTATATGCATGACAAATACAGCTACGAAGCAGCCCTGATGGCTCTGCACGATCGTGACGTGGTTCGCACCATGGCATGTGGTATCGCTGGTCTGTCCGTTGCAGCTGACTCCCTGTCTGCTATTAAGTACGCAAAAGTTAAACCAATCCGTGACGAAGACGGCCTGGCGATTGACTTTGAGATTGAAGGTGAATATCCACAGTTCGGTAACAACGACTCTCGCGTTGATGATATCGCCTGTGACCTGGTAGAACGTTTCATGAAGAAAATTCAGAAACTGCGTACCTATCGCCACGCAATCCCTACTCAGTCTGTTCTGACCATCACGTCTAACGTGGTATATGGTAAGAAAACTGGTAACACCCCAGATGGTCGTCGCGCTGGTGCACCATTCGGACCAGGTGCTAACCCAATGCACGGTCGTGACCAGAAAGGTGCGGTTGCCTCTCTGACTTCTGTTGCTAAACTGCCGTTTGCTTACGCTAAAGATGGTATTTCTTATACCTTCTCTATCGTTCCAAATGCACTGGGTAAAGATGACGATGTTCGTAAAGCTAACCTTGCAGGCCTGATGGATGGTTACTTCCACCACGAAGCCAGCATCGAAGGTGGTCAACACCTGAACGTTAACGTTATGAACCGCGAAATGCTGTTAGACGCTATGGAAAATCCTGAGAAGTATCCTCAGTTAACCATCCGCGTATCTGGTTATGCAGTGCGTTTTAACTCACTGACTAAAGAACAGCAACAAGACGTTATTACCCGGACATTCACTCAAACTATCTAA